The following proteins come from a genomic window of Rattus norvegicus strain BN/NHsdMcwi chromosome 8, GRCr8, whole genome shotgun sequence:
- the Usp19 gene encoding ubiquitin carboxyl-terminal hydrolase 19 isoform X10 yields MSAGTSATGPRRGPPGLEEATSKKKQKDRANQESKDGDPRRVSMPRKEPTKDELLLDWRQSSDEVVVKLRVGTGPICLEEVDAAFTDTDCVVRLPDGRQWGGVFFAEIQSSCTKVQTRKGGLLQLALPKKVPLLTWPSLLKKPLGTQELVPGLRCQENGQELSPIALEPGSEPRRAKQEARNQKRAQGRGEVGSGASPGAQAGPSAKRAVHLCRGPEGEGSMDGPGPQGDAPSFLSDSATQVEAEEQLHVPPVNPQTSLLGSEKNLALLTVEKTVSPRSDSVSPVMIRNRDPEKDDHFKEEMAVGADPAALADEPESMVNLAFVKNDSYEKGPDSVVVHVYVKESRRDTSRVLFREQDFTLIFQTRDGNFLRLHPGCGPHTIFRWQVKLRNLIEPEQCTFCFTASRIDICLRKRQSQRWGGLEAPATRVGGAKVAVPTGPTPLDSTPPGGGPLPLTGQEEARAVEKEKPKARSEDSGLDGVVARTPLEHVTPKPEPHLASPKPTCMVPPMPHSPVSGDSVEEDEEEEKKVCLPGFTGLVNLGNTCFMNSVIQSLSNTRELRDFFHDRSFEAEINYNNPLGTGGRLAIGFAVLLRALWKGTHQAFQPSKLKAIVASKASQFTGYAQHDAQEFMAFLLDGLHEDLNRIQNKPYTETVDSDGRPDEVVAEEAWQRHKMRNDSFIVDLFQGQYKSKLVCPVCAKVSITFDPFLYLPVPLPQKQKVLPIYYFAREPHSKPIKFLVSVSKENSSASEVLESLSQSVHVKPESLRLAEVIKNRFHRVFLPSHSLDAVSPTDVLLCFELLSPELAKERVVVLEVQQRPQVPSIPISKCAACQRKQQSEDEKLKRCTRCYRVGYCNQFCQKTHWPDHKGLCRPENIGYPFLVSVPASRLTYARLAQLLEGYARYSVSVFQPPFQPGRMALESQSPGCTTLLSTSSLEAGDSEREPIQPSELQLVTPVAEGDTGAHRMWPPADRGPVPSTSGISSEMLASGPMEGCSLLAGERVSRPEAAVPGYQHSRESVSAHTPQFFIYKIDASSREQRLEDKGDTPLELGDDCSLALVWRNNERLQEFVLVASKELECAEDPGSAGEAARAGHFTLDQCLNLFTRPEVLAPEEAWYCPQCKQHREASKQLLLWRLPNVLIVQLKRFSFRSFIWRDKINDLVEFPVRNLDLSKFCIGQKEEQLPSYDLYAVINHYGGMIGGHYTACARLPSDRSSQRSDVGWRLFDDSTVTTVDESQVVTRYAYVLFYRRRNSPVERPPRAAHAEHHPDLGPAAEAAASQGLGPGQAPEVAPTRTAPERFVPPVDRPAPTYSNMEEVD; encoded by the exons ATGTCTGCTGGCACCAGTGCTACAGGCCCAAGGAGGGGGCCTCCGGGATTGGAGGAGGCAACTAgtaagaagaaacagaaggatcgAGCAAACCAGGAAAGTAAGGATGGAGATCCTAGGAGAG TGTCCATGCCTCGAAAGGAGCCCACCAAAGATG AACTGTTGCTCGATTGGAGACAGAGTTCAGATGAGGTGGTTGTTAAGCTGCGCGTGGGAACAGGTCCCATATGTCTGGAGGAAGTAGATGCTGCTTTCACAGACACGGACTGTGTGGTGAGGCTTCCAG ATGGTCGGCAGTGGGGTGGTGTCTTCTTTGCTGAAATACAAAGTTCTTGTACCAAAGTGCAGACTCGCAAGGGTGGTCTTCTACAGTTGGCACTACCAAAGAAGGTGCCTCTTCTCACGTGGCCCTCTCTCCTG AAGAAACCTCTAGGGACCCAAGAACTGGTGCCAGGATTGCGGTGCCAGGAGAACGGACAAGAACTGTCTCCCATTGCCCTGGAGCCAGGTTCTGAGCCCCGCAGAGCTAAACAGGAAGCTCGAAACCAGAAGAGGGCCCAGGGCCGTGGTGAGGTAGGCTCAGGGGCTAGCCCTGGGGCACAGGCAGGGCCCAGTGCCAAGAGGGCTGTTCATCTCTGCAGAGGGCCAGAAGGTGAAGGGTCCATGGATGGCCCTGGCCCCCAGGGTGATGCCCCATCCTTCCTGTCCGACTCAGCTACGCAG gttGAGGCTGAGGAGCAGCTCCATGTTCCACCAGTGAACCCTCAAACAAGTCTCTTGGGCTCAGAGAAGAATTTAGCCCTTTTGACAGTAGAGAAGACAGTGTCCCCCAGGAGTGACTCAGTCTCCCCAGTCATGATCCGGAACAGAGACCCTGAGAAAGATGACCATTTCAAAGAGGAGATGGCAGTTGGAGCTGATCCTGCAGCCTTAGCGGATG AACCAGAGTCTATGGTGAACCTGGCATTTGTCAAGAATGATTCGTATGAGAAGGGGCCGGATTCAGTGGTGGTGCACGTGTATGTGAAGGAGAGCCGCAGGGATACCTCTCGAGTACTTTTCCGAGAGCAGGACTTCACGCTGATCTTCCAGACCAG GGATGGAAATTTTCTGAGGCTGCATCCGGGCTGTGGGCCCCACACCATCTTCCGCTGGCAGGTGAAGCTCAG GAACTTGATTGAGCCAGAGCAATGTACGTTTTGTTTCACGGCCTCTCGGATCGATATCTGCCTCCGGAAGCGGCAGAGTCAGCGCTGGGGGGGACTGGAGGCCCCTGCTACACGAG TGGGTGGTGCAAAGGTTGCCGTGCCGACAGGTCCAACCCCTTTGGATTCAACCCCTCCAGGAGGTGGCCCCCTCCCTCTGACTGGCCAGGAGGAAGCCAGGGCTGTAGAGAAGGAAAAACCCAAGGCTCGGTCAGAGGACTCGGGGCTGGATGGTGTGGTGGCTCGCACCCCCTTGGAGCATGTTACCCCAAAGCCAGAACCGCACTTGGCCTCG CCCAAACCCACATGTATGGTGCCTCCAATGCCTCATAGTCCAGTGAGTGGAGATAGTgtggaggaggatgaagaggaagagaagaaggttTGTCTCCCAGGCTTTACTGGCCTCGTCAACTTAGGGAACACCTGCTTCATGAATAGTGTCATTCAGTCTCTGTCCAACACTCGGGAGCTTCGTGACTTCTTCCACG ACCGATCCTTTGAGGCTGAGATTAACTACAATAACCCATTGGGGACTGGTGGGCGTCTGGCTATTGGCTTCGCTGTGCTGCTCCGGGCCCTGTGGAAGGGCACTCACCAAGCCTTTCAACCCTCCAAGCTAAAG GCCATTGTAGCAAGCAAGGCCAGCCAGTTTACAGGCTACGCACAGCATGATGCCCAAGAGTTCATGGCTTTCTTGTTGGATGGGCTGCATGAAGACCTGAATCGGATCCAAAACAAACCCTACACAGAGACTGTGGACTCAGATGGGCGACCTGACGAG GTGGTGGCTGAAGAAGCATGGCAGCGGCACAAGATGAGGAACGACTCATTCATTGTGGACCTGTTTCAGGGCCAGTACAAGTCAAAGCTGGTGTGCCCTGTGTGTGCCAAG GTCTCCATCACTTTTGACCCGTTCCTTTATCTGCCGGTACCCTTGCCACAAAAGCAAAAGGTTCTCCCCATATATTATTTTGCCAGAGAGCCCCATAGCAAACCCATCAAG TTCCTGGTGAGCGTCAGCAAGGAGAACTCCAGCGCAAGCGAAGTTTTGGAGTCCCTCTCTCAGAGTGTCCACGTGAAGCCTGAGAGCCTGCGCCTGGCTGAG GTAATTAAGAATCGTTTCCACCGTGTTTTCTTGCCCTCCCACTCATTGGATGCTGTGTCGCCAACGGACGTGCTCCTGTGCTTTGAGCTGCTATCCCCAGAATTGGCTAAGGAGAGGGTAGTGGTGCTAGAGGTGCAGCAG CGCCCCCAGGTACCCAGCATCCCTATCTCCAAGTGTGCAGCCTGCCAGCGGAAGCAGCAATCAGAAGATGAAAAACTGAAGCGTTGTACCCGTTGCTACCGTGTGGGCTACTGCAACCA GTTCTGTCAGAAAACCCATTGGCCTGACCACAAAGGCCTCTGCCGCCCCGAGAACATTGGCTACCCCTTCCTGGTCAGTGTACCTGCTTCACGCCTCACTTATGCCCGTCTTGCTCAGCTACTAGAAGGTTATGCCCG GTACTCTGTGAGCGTATTCCAACCACCCTTCCAGCCTGGCCGAATGGCTTTGGAatcacagagccctggctgtacCACGTTGCTTTCAACCAGCTCTCTGGAGGCTGGGGATAGTGAAAGAGAACCCATTCAGCCTTCTGAGCTCCAGTTGGTGACTCCTGTGGCTGAGGGGGATACCGGGGCTCACCGCATGTGGCCACCTGCTGATCGGGGTCCTGTGCCTAGCACCAGTGGAATTTCTTCCGAGATGCTGGCCAGTGGGCCTATGGAAGGGTGTTCCTTGCTTGCTGGTGAGAGGGTGTCTCGGCCTGAAG CTGCTGTGCCTGGGTACCAGCACTCACGTGAGTCTGTGAGCGCCCACACGCCCCAgttcttcatctataaaattgATGCGTCAAGCCGTGAGCAGCGGCTGGAGGACAAAG GGGACACTCCACTGGAGCTAGGTGATGACTGTAGCCTGGCTCTGGTGTGGCGGAACAACGAACGCCTTCAGGAGTTTGTGCTGGTGGCCTCCAAGGAGCTGGAGTGTGCTGAAGACCCAGGCTCCGCTGGTGAGGCTGCCCGTGCTGGCCACTTCACCCTGGACCAGTGCCTCAATCTCTTTACACGGCCTGAAGTGCTGGCACCTGAGGAAGCCTG GTACTGCCCACAGTGCAAACAGCATCGAGAGGCCTCCAAGCAGCTGCTGCTGTGGCGCCTACCAAATGTGCTCATCGTGCAGCTCAAGCGTTTCTCCTTTCGTAGCTTCATTTGGCGTGACAAGATCAATGACTTGGTGGAGTTTCCAGTTCG GAACCTGGACTTGAGCAAGTTCTGTATTGGTCAGAAAGAGGAGCAGCTGCCTAGCTATGACCTGTATGCAGTCATCAACCACTACGGAGGCATGATCGGCGGCCACTACACTGCCTGTGCACGGCTGCCCAGTGACCGTAGTAGCCAGCGCAGTGACGTGG GCTGGCGCTTGTTTGATGACAGCACGGTGACAACAGTAGACGAGAGCCAGGTGGTGACACGCTATGCCTATGTGCTCTTCTACCGTCGGCGGAACTCTCCTGTGGAGAGGCCCCCCAGGGCAGCTCACGCTGAACACCACCCAGACCTAGGCCCTGCAGCCGAGGCTGCTGCCAGCCAG GGACTAGGCCCTGGCCAGGCCCCCGAGGTGGCCCCCACGCGGACAGCCCCTGAACGATTCGTCCCCCCTGTGGACCGCCCAGCCCCCACGTACAGCAACATGGAGGAGGTCGATTAG
- the Usp19 gene encoding ubiquitin carboxyl-terminal hydrolase 19 isoform X8 yields the protein MSAGTSATGPRRGPPGLEEATSKKKQKDRANQESKDGDPRRVSMPRKEPTKDELLLDWRQSSDEVVVKLRVGTGPICLEEVDAAFTDTDCVVRLPDGRQWGGVFFAEIQSSCTKVQTRKGGLLQLALPKKVPLLTWPSLLKKPLGTQELVPGLRCQENGQELSPIALEPGSEPRRAKQEARNQKRAQGRGEVGSGASPGAQAGPSAKRAVHLCRGPEGEGSMDGPGPQGDAPSFLSDSATQVEAEEQLHVPPVNPQTSLLGSEKNLALLTVEKTVSPRSDSVSPVMIRNRDPEKDDHFKEEMAVGADPAALADEPESMVNLAFVKNDSYEKGPDSVVVHVYVKESRRDTSRVLFREQDFTLIFQTRDGNFLRLHPGCGPHTIFRWQVKLRNLIEPEQCTFCFTASRIDICLRKRQSQRWGGLEAPATRGAVGGAKVAVPTGPTPLDSTPPGGGPLPLTGQEEARAVEKEKPKARSEDSGLDGVVARTPLEHVTPKPEPHLASPKPTCMVPPMPHSPVSGDSVEEDEEEEKKVCLPGFTGLVNLGNTCFMNSVIQSLSNTRELRDFFHDRSFEAEINYNNPLGTGGRLAIGFAVLLRALWKGTHQAFQPSKLKAIVASKASQFTGYAQHDAQEFMAFLLDGLHEDLNRIQNKPYTETVDSDGRPDEVVAEEAWQRHKMRNDSFIVDLFQGQYKSKLVCPVCAKVSITFDPFLYLPVPLPQKQKVLPIYYFAREPHSKPIKFLVSVSKENSSASEVLESLSQSVHVKPESLRLAEVIKNRFHRVFLPSHSLDAVSPTDVLLCFELLSPELAKERVVVLEVQQRPQVPSIPISKCAACQRKQQSEDEKLKRCTRCYRVGYCNQFCQKTHWPDHKGLCRPENIGYPFLVSVPASRLTYARLAQLLEGYARYSVSVFQPPFQPGRMALESQSPGCTTLLSTSSLEAGDSEREPIQPSELQLVTPVAEGDTGAHRMWPPADRGPVPSTSGISSEMLASGPMEGCSLLAGERVSRPEAAVPGYQHSRESVSAHTPQFFIYKIDASSREQRLEDKGDTPLELGDDCSLALVWRNNERLQEFVLVASKELECAEDPGSAGEAARAGHFTLDQCLNLFTRPEVLAPEEAWYCPQCKQHREASKQLLLWRLPNVLIVQLKRFSFRSFIWRDKINDLVEFPVRNLDLSKFCIGQKEEQLPSYDLYAVINHYGGMIGGHYTACARLPSDRSSQRSDVGWRLFDDSTVTTVDESQVVTRYAYVLFYRRRNSPVERPPRAAHAEHHPDLGPAAEAAASQGLGPGQAPEVAPTRTAPERFVPPVDRPAPTYSNMEEVD from the exons ATGTCTGCTGGCACCAGTGCTACAGGCCCAAGGAGGGGGCCTCCGGGATTGGAGGAGGCAACTAgtaagaagaaacagaaggatcgAGCAAACCAGGAAAGTAAGGATGGAGATCCTAGGAGAG TGTCCATGCCTCGAAAGGAGCCCACCAAAGATG AACTGTTGCTCGATTGGAGACAGAGTTCAGATGAGGTGGTTGTTAAGCTGCGCGTGGGAACAGGTCCCATATGTCTGGAGGAAGTAGATGCTGCTTTCACAGACACGGACTGTGTGGTGAGGCTTCCAG ATGGTCGGCAGTGGGGTGGTGTCTTCTTTGCTGAAATACAAAGTTCTTGTACCAAAGTGCAGACTCGCAAGGGTGGTCTTCTACAGTTGGCACTACCAAAGAAGGTGCCTCTTCTCACGTGGCCCTCTCTCCTG AAGAAACCTCTAGGGACCCAAGAACTGGTGCCAGGATTGCGGTGCCAGGAGAACGGACAAGAACTGTCTCCCATTGCCCTGGAGCCAGGTTCTGAGCCCCGCAGAGCTAAACAGGAAGCTCGAAACCAGAAGAGGGCCCAGGGCCGTGGTGAGGTAGGCTCAGGGGCTAGCCCTGGGGCACAGGCAGGGCCCAGTGCCAAGAGGGCTGTTCATCTCTGCAGAGGGCCAGAAGGTGAAGGGTCCATGGATGGCCCTGGCCCCCAGGGTGATGCCCCATCCTTCCTGTCCGACTCAGCTACGCAG gttGAGGCTGAGGAGCAGCTCCATGTTCCACCAGTGAACCCTCAAACAAGTCTCTTGGGCTCAGAGAAGAATTTAGCCCTTTTGACAGTAGAGAAGACAGTGTCCCCCAGGAGTGACTCAGTCTCCCCAGTCATGATCCGGAACAGAGACCCTGAGAAAGATGACCATTTCAAAGAGGAGATGGCAGTTGGAGCTGATCCTGCAGCCTTAGCGGATG AACCAGAGTCTATGGTGAACCTGGCATTTGTCAAGAATGATTCGTATGAGAAGGGGCCGGATTCAGTGGTGGTGCACGTGTATGTGAAGGAGAGCCGCAGGGATACCTCTCGAGTACTTTTCCGAGAGCAGGACTTCACGCTGATCTTCCAGACCAG GGATGGAAATTTTCTGAGGCTGCATCCGGGCTGTGGGCCCCACACCATCTTCCGCTGGCAGGTGAAGCTCAG GAACTTGATTGAGCCAGAGCAATGTACGTTTTGTTTCACGGCCTCTCGGATCGATATCTGCCTCCGGAAGCGGCAGAGTCAGCGCTGGGGGGGACTGGAGGCCCCTGCTACACGAG GTGCAGTGGGTGGTGCAAAGGTTGCCGTGCCGACAGGTCCAACCCCTTTGGATTCAACCCCTCCAGGAGGTGGCCCCCTCCCTCTGACTGGCCAGGAGGAAGCCAGGGCTGTAGAGAAGGAAAAACCCAAGGCTCGGTCAGAGGACTCGGGGCTGGATGGTGTGGTGGCTCGCACCCCCTTGGAGCATGTTACCCCAAAGCCAGAACCGCACTTGGCCTCG CCCAAACCCACATGTATGGTGCCTCCAATGCCTCATAGTCCAGTGAGTGGAGATAGTgtggaggaggatgaagaggaagagaagaaggttTGTCTCCCAGGCTTTACTGGCCTCGTCAACTTAGGGAACACCTGCTTCATGAATAGTGTCATTCAGTCTCTGTCCAACACTCGGGAGCTTCGTGACTTCTTCCACG ACCGATCCTTTGAGGCTGAGATTAACTACAATAACCCATTGGGGACTGGTGGGCGTCTGGCTATTGGCTTCGCTGTGCTGCTCCGGGCCCTGTGGAAGGGCACTCACCAAGCCTTTCAACCCTCCAAGCTAAAG GCCATTGTAGCAAGCAAGGCCAGCCAGTTTACAGGCTACGCACAGCATGATGCCCAAGAGTTCATGGCTTTCTTGTTGGATGGGCTGCATGAAGACCTGAATCGGATCCAAAACAAACCCTACACAGAGACTGTGGACTCAGATGGGCGACCTGACGAG GTGGTGGCTGAAGAAGCATGGCAGCGGCACAAGATGAGGAACGACTCATTCATTGTGGACCTGTTTCAGGGCCAGTACAAGTCAAAGCTGGTGTGCCCTGTGTGTGCCAAG GTCTCCATCACTTTTGACCCGTTCCTTTATCTGCCGGTACCCTTGCCACAAAAGCAAAAGGTTCTCCCCATATATTATTTTGCCAGAGAGCCCCATAGCAAACCCATCAAG TTCCTGGTGAGCGTCAGCAAGGAGAACTCCAGCGCAAGCGAAGTTTTGGAGTCCCTCTCTCAGAGTGTCCACGTGAAGCCTGAGAGCCTGCGCCTGGCTGAG GTAATTAAGAATCGTTTCCACCGTGTTTTCTTGCCCTCCCACTCATTGGATGCTGTGTCGCCAACGGACGTGCTCCTGTGCTTTGAGCTGCTATCCCCAGAATTGGCTAAGGAGAGGGTAGTGGTGCTAGAGGTGCAGCAG CGCCCCCAGGTACCCAGCATCCCTATCTCCAAGTGTGCAGCCTGCCAGCGGAAGCAGCAATCAGAAGATGAAAAACTGAAGCGTTGTACCCGTTGCTACCGTGTGGGCTACTGCAACCA GTTCTGTCAGAAAACCCATTGGCCTGACCACAAAGGCCTCTGCCGCCCCGAGAACATTGGCTACCCCTTCCTGGTCAGTGTACCTGCTTCACGCCTCACTTATGCCCGTCTTGCTCAGCTACTAGAAGGTTATGCCCG GTACTCTGTGAGCGTATTCCAACCACCCTTCCAGCCTGGCCGAATGGCTTTGGAatcacagagccctggctgtacCACGTTGCTTTCAACCAGCTCTCTGGAGGCTGGGGATAGTGAAAGAGAACCCATTCAGCCTTCTGAGCTCCAGTTGGTGACTCCTGTGGCTGAGGGGGATACCGGGGCTCACCGCATGTGGCCACCTGCTGATCGGGGTCCTGTGCCTAGCACCAGTGGAATTTCTTCCGAGATGCTGGCCAGTGGGCCTATGGAAGGGTGTTCCTTGCTTGCTGGTGAGAGGGTGTCTCGGCCTGAAG CTGCTGTGCCTGGGTACCAGCACTCACGTGAGTCTGTGAGCGCCCACACGCCCCAgttcttcatctataaaattgATGCGTCAAGCCGTGAGCAGCGGCTGGAGGACAAAG GGGACACTCCACTGGAGCTAGGTGATGACTGTAGCCTGGCTCTGGTGTGGCGGAACAACGAACGCCTTCAGGAGTTTGTGCTGGTGGCCTCCAAGGAGCTGGAGTGTGCTGAAGACCCAGGCTCCGCTGGTGAGGCTGCCCGTGCTGGCCACTTCACCCTGGACCAGTGCCTCAATCTCTTTACACGGCCTGAAGTGCTGGCACCTGAGGAAGCCTG GTACTGCCCACAGTGCAAACAGCATCGAGAGGCCTCCAAGCAGCTGCTGCTGTGGCGCCTACCAAATGTGCTCATCGTGCAGCTCAAGCGTTTCTCCTTTCGTAGCTTCATTTGGCGTGACAAGATCAATGACTTGGTGGAGTTTCCAGTTCG GAACCTGGACTTGAGCAAGTTCTGTATTGGTCAGAAAGAGGAGCAGCTGCCTAGCTATGACCTGTATGCAGTCATCAACCACTACGGAGGCATGATCGGCGGCCACTACACTGCCTGTGCACGGCTGCCCAGTGACCGTAGTAGCCAGCGCAGTGACGTGG GCTGGCGCTTGTTTGATGACAGCACGGTGACAACAGTAGACGAGAGCCAGGTGGTGACACGCTATGCCTATGTGCTCTTCTACCGTCGGCGGAACTCTCCTGTGGAGAGGCCCCCCAGGGCAGCTCACGCTGAACACCACCCAGACCTAGGCCCTGCAGCCGAGGCTGCTGCCAGCCAG GGACTAGGCCCTGGCCAGGCCCCCGAGGTGGCCCCCACGCGGACAGCCCCTGAACGATTCGTCCCCCCTGTGGACCGCCCAGCCCCCACGTACAGCAACATGGAGGAGGTCGATTAG